A DNA window from Helianthus annuus cultivar XRQ/B chromosome 15, HanXRQr2.0-SUNRISE, whole genome shotgun sequence contains the following coding sequences:
- the LOC110912752 gene encoding fibrinogen- and Ig-binding protein, with protein MAIQTPDNQSESNLHKSQQNIPQNHDADAVSNQIETLKSLNTLLLKETKENRQHVESLTQSNSCLESDLTQSVMANESLKSEMNSLSEQAARLEIERGLIVVFMTVQVNQVEDVKREIERLMREKELEIRGLNKRLDELLVEIDEQRGVSARVSEERDVVKARLDERIREVNELLVKVKKAEESEARVLEEVDELKMECDRLMVENTESARRVELVTKEKDEVRTSLIEANGVVDELRRDVAKLIEEKTVIVDEKVMLDGKNSELQTSVDELKKLVESMRIEEGALLEKLAVLEKKYAASSKNEEDLKNKINELVEEKKETETRIERLDNDKSLVAKDLEDAMKELQQQKLSFEQIVKEKTELENLKIERESEIVKKDEQLSVFKDMISSFETSSVNQVEKIKELEVEAGSYKSSFDQAALERDEALKQLNDQKAVTDDFKQTITGMEKEMEDLHEKLATLTAENGEYLGEKNRLEDRCAGLVKEVADLEARFAESRTEFDRKLKAAEANSKRVLNILKKTVLVCDGNDDFDQENGVEDGIKEHVAGIETIKKAFKDNKSILAEMKMQLELVKTSAEKEKGFWTMVSSATTLLAAAVSLAYVARAR; from the exons ATGGCCATACAGACTCCTGACAACCAATCCGAAAGCAACCTCCACAAATCGCAACAGAATATCCCTCAAAATCACGATGCAGATGCTGTTTCTAATCAGATTGAAACTCTCAAATCACTCAACACATTGTTACTCAAAGAAACCAAAGAAAACCGTCAACACGTCGAATCGTTAACTCAATCAAACAGTTGTTTGGAATCCGATTTGACTCAGTCGGTTATGGCGAACGAGTCGTTGAAATCGGAGATGAACTCGTTGAGTGAACAGGCGGCTAGGTTAGAGATTGAGAGAGGATTAATTGTGGTTTTCATGACAGTGCAGGTGAATCAGGTGGAGGATGTTAAGCGAGAGATTGAGAGGTTGATGAGAGAGAAAGAGTTGGAAATTAGGGGGTTAAACAAACGGTTAGATGAGCTTTTGGTTGAGATTGATGAACAGAGAGGCGTTTCTGCTCGGGTGAGTGAGGAGAGGGATGTGGTTAAGGCGCGGTTGGATGAGCGGATTCGAGAGGTGAATGAGTTGTTAGTGAAGGTGAAGAAAGCGGAGGAGAGTGAAGCTAGGGTTTTAGAAGAGGTTGATGAGTTGAAAATGGAATGTGATAGGTTGATGGTGGAGAATACGGAGAGCGCGAGGCGAGTTGAATTGGTTACGAAAGAGAAGGATGAGGTTCGCACGAGTTTGATTGAGGCGAACGGTGTGGTTGATGAATTGCGGAGGGATGTTGCGAAATTGATTGAAGAGAAGACGGTGATTGTGGATGAGAAGGTTATGCTAGATG GTAAGAACTCTGAGTTGCAAACTTCAGTGGATGAGCTCAAGAAGTTGGTAGAGAGTATGCGGATCGAGGAGGGAGCATTGCTAGAGAAACTTGCTGTTTTGGAGAAGAAATACGCTGCGAGTTCGAAAAATGAAGAGGATCTGAAGAACAAGATCAATGAATTGGTTGAAGAAAAGAAGGAAACAGAAACGCGAATTGAACGTTTGGATAACGATAAGAGTTTGGTTGCTAAAGATTTGGAGGACGCCATGAAAGAGTTGCAGCAGCAGAAGCTTTCATTTGAGCAGATTGTTAAAGAGAAAACTGAATTGGAGAATTTAAAGATCGAAAGGGAGAGTGAAATTGTTAAGAAAGACGAACAGTTAAGCGTGTTTAAAGACATGATTTCATCATTTGAAACGTCGAGTGTCAATCAAGTTGAGAAAATTAAGGAGTTAGAGGTTGAAGCAGGGAGCTACAAATCGTCATTTGATCAGGCTGCACTGGAGAGAGATGAAGCTCTCAAGCAACTTAATGATCAAAAAGCCGTAACCGATGATTTTAAACAGACGATTACAGGAATGGAGAAGGAAATGGAAGATTTGCACGAAAAGTTAGCAACTTTAACAGCAGAAAATGGGGAATATTTAGGTGAAAAGAATCGATTGGAAGATCGATGTGCAGGGTTGGTGAAAGAAGTAGCTGATCTAGAAGCAAGATTTGCTGAAAGCAGAACAGAATTCGACAGGAAACTCAAAGCAGCAGAAGCTAACTCGAAGAGGGTCTTGAATATCTTGAAGAAAACAGTGTTGGTGTGTGATGGAAACGATGATTTTGATCAAGAAAATGGTGTGGAAGACGGGATAAAAGAGCATGTAGCAGGGATTGAAACAATTAAGAAAGCTTTCAAGGATAACAAGAGTATATTAGCAGAGATGAAGATGCAACTTGAgttggttaaaacctctgctgaaAAGGAGAAGGGGTTCTGGACCATGGTGTCATCTGCAACGACACTTTTAGCAGCGGCTGTTTCGCTGGCGTATGTTGCTCGAGCCCGTTGA
- the LOC110912753 gene encoding probable inactive ATP-dependent zinc metalloprotease FTSHI 4, chloroplastic, which produces MASIHPSTKTLVKPYPLSSSSPHLFFTKFTKLRLHNTNLYRHGNNNLKIRASESSNSPVSSSSQQQQDSESLQLFEKLKETEKERINKLEELDRKANTQLERQLVMASNWSRTLLTIQQKLRGTEWDPEDSHRIEYSEFLRLLNSNNVQYMEYSNYGQTVSVILPYYKDEESKKEVVFRRHIVDRMPVDSWNDVWQKLHQQVVNVDVVNPTTEVYSSVATIVVWSMRLALAIGLYVWIDNIMRPIYAKLIPCDLGTPPKKIRQPIKNQALGSLGESRAKFISAEETTGVSFDDFAGQEYIKRELQEIVRILKNEEEFQNKGIYCPKGVLLHGPPGTGKTLLAKAIAGEAGLPFFAANGTDFVEMFVGVAASRVKDLFASSRSFAPSIIFIDEIDAIGSKRGGPDIGGGGAEREQGLLQILTEMDGFKESTSQVLVIGATNRLDILDPALLRKGRFDKIIRVGLPSKDGRFAILKVHAKNKFFRSEDEKDTLLREIAEKTEDFTGAELQNILNEAGILTARKDMDYIGREELLEALKRQKGTFETGQEDKSEVPEELQLRLAYREAAVSVLACYFPDPHRPFQGTDINSVKSQSNMRYVEISGRVFKRKSDYVNSIVRACAPRVIEEEMFGIDNLCWISAKATLEASMLAEFLILQSGMTSFGKAYYRKQHDLVPNLAAKLEALKDEYMRFAMEKCYSVLREYYSAVEEITDILLEKGEIEADEIWSIYKSSPRISQPCVTPVDEYAALIYAGRWGIHGASLPGRATFAPGNVGFVTFGAPRPMETQVVSDDTWKLVDKIWDTRVQEIRDGAKREIEAEKEKPRVLIASHFL; this is translated from the exons ATGGCCTCTATACACCCTTCCACTAAAACCCTAGTTAAACCCTATCCCTTATCTTCTTCATCTCCCCATCTTTTCTTCACCAAATTCACTAAATTACGTCTCCACAACACCAATTTGTATCGCCATGGCAACAATAACCTCAAAATTAGGGCTTCCGAGTCTTCAAATTCTCCCGTGTCGTCTTCTTCGCAACAGCAACAGGATTCAGAGTCGTTGCAGCTGTTCGAG AAGCTGAAGGAGACCGAGAAAGAGCGGATAAACAAATTAGAGGAGCTTGATCGAAAAGCAAACACGCAGTTAGAACGGCAGCTTGTTATGGCTTCAAATTGGAGCAGAACTTTATTAACCATACAGCAAAAATTAAGGGGAACAGAGTGGGACCCGGAAGATTCACACAGGATTGAGTATAGTGAATTCTTAAGGCTCCTTAATTCAAATAACGTCCAATATATGGAGTACTCAAATTACGGGCAGACGGTATCAG TGATTCTACCATATTATAAGGATGAAGAATCAAAAAAGGAAGTTGTATTCCGGAGGCATATTGTTGATCGTATGCCTGTTGATAGCTGGAATGACGTTTGGCAAAAGTTGCATCAACAAGTGGTGAATGTGGATGTTGTTAACCCGACTACAGAAGTCTATTCGAGTGTTGCAACTATTGTCGTGTGGTCCATGCGACTTGCTCTTGCTATAGGATTGTACGTATGGATCGATAACATAATGAGACCGATATACGCAAAGCTAATTCCTTGTGATTTGGGAACCCCGCCTAAAAAGATTCGACAACCGATAAAAAACCAGGCACTTGGATCGTTAGGCGAGAGTCG GGCGAAATTTATATCAGCGGAAGAGACAACGGGTGTCTCCTTCGATGATTTTGCGGGGCAGGAATATATAAAGAGGGAATTGCAAGAGATTGTTAGAATACTAAAGAATGAAGAAGAGTTTCAAAATAAAGGCATATATTGCCCTAAAGGTGTCCTACTTCATGGTCCTCCTGGAACCGGTAAAACGCTTCTAGCGAAAGCTATTGCCGGTGAAGCGGGTCTTCCTTTCTTTGCGGCCAATGGCACTGATTTTGTCGAG ATGTTTGTTGGAGTTGCAGCGTCTCGTGTAAAGGACCTTTTTGCTAGTTCCAGATCATTTGCTCCTTCGATCATTTTTATTGACGAGATAGATGCTATTGGTAGCAAACGTGGTGGCCCTGACATTGGCGGG GGTGGTGCAGAGAGGGAACAAGGGCTGCTTCAAATATTAACAGAAATGGACGGTTTCAAAGAGTCAACATCTCAA GTGTTAGTTATTGGAGCAACCAATAGGCTGGATATTCTCGATCCCGCTCTTTTGCGGAAAGGCCGTTTCGATAAGATTATTAGGGTCGGTCTGCCCTCTAAAGATGGTAGATTTGCTATATTGAAG GTGCATGCGAAAAACAAATTTTTTCGTTCCGAGGACGAGAAGGATACCTTATTGCGGGAAATTGCGGAGAAAACCGAAGATTTTACTGGAGCAGAACTGCAGAATATACT GAACGAAGCTGGTATTTTGACTGCCAGAAAGGACATGGACTACATAGGACGAGAAGAGCTTCTTGAGGCCTTGAAAAGG CAAAAAGGAACTTTTGAAACAGGTCAAGAAGATAAAAGCGAAGTCCCCGAGGAGCTGCAACTGAGGCTGGCGTATAGAGAAGCAGCGGTTTCGGTTCTTGCATGCTACTTTCCCGATCCCCATCGTCCTTTTCAGGGg ACGGATATCAACTCTGTTAAGAGTCAATCAAACATGCGCTACGTAGAGATTTCAGGGCGGGTGTTTAAAAGGAAATCAGATTATGTAAATTCCATTGTTCGTGCTTGTGCTC cGAGAGTAATTGAAGAGGAGATGTTCGGAATAGACAATTTATGCTGGATATCTGCAAAGGCTACATTAGAAGCTTCAATGCTTGCCGAATTTTTAATTCTCCAGTCGGGAATGACATCCTTTGGAAAAGCGTACTACCGAAAGCAACATGATTTAGTGCCAAAC CTTGCTGCCAAACTAGAAGCACTAAAGGATGAGTACATGCGTTTTGCAATGGAAAAATGTTATTCTGTGCTAAGAGAATATTATTCTGCAGTAGAAGAGATCACAG ATATTCTACTTGAGAAGGGAGAAATTGAAGCCGATGAAATTTGGAGCATTTACAAATCTTCCCCTCGGATATCTCAG CCTTGTGTGACCCCGGTGGATGAATACGCTGCACTGATATATGCTGGAAGATGGGGAATACATGGTGCTTCGCTTCCTGGTAGGGCCACATTTGCACCTGGCAATGTCGGGTTTGTAACTTTTGGTGCCCCGCGTCCAATGGAG ACTCAAGTTGTCAGTGACGATACTTGGAAGCTAGTCGACAAAATTTGGGACACGAGGGTTCAGGAAATTAGAGACGGGGCGAAAAGAGAAATCGAAGCCGAAAAGGAGAAACCGCGAGTTTTGATCGCTAGCCATTTTCTATGA